One genomic region from Armatimonadota bacterium encodes:
- a CDS encoding endo-1,4-beta-xylanase — protein MRKLIIFLLCVILTHIDGLSADEARKLRVHFRNVQGERLSKDFIQRFHCRDLSDEPCPTRTYVHDGYATVVLPDKPVQVCALIKIPGFGEVTIYADGKGKGYSKPGDIDFVKEAAATRLMRVREALKRAEHEGIRMPNEFYRELADAEKAPPYKSLAVTLAAGEELTLAVAKHRIEKMGVHRKGFYFGCNSFGHPARGYEYDKRFKEIFNFGIAHLYLSHYAPTETVRNFDRTDMEVNWLRSMGMAIKLCPPFYLAASVTPEWLKNKPYSHTRRAAYKLVKQVCTRYAGKVQFCEIMNEAHDYSNSLRLKPEELTNLAKVCSKAAREGDPNVQRIINCCHLWGEYAAKPPKMGPPKRSPYAYLRDCIRYGVDFEVIGLQMYYPEYDLFEIDRLLDRYAKLGKPIHITEMGCSSSPGIDPNGQRKKASAGWHGDWTEEMQAEWVEAIYTICYSKPYIKAICWWDLADAVSFWPYGGLLRGDCSPKPAYIRLKGLLEKWGFIKSYAANLG, from the coding sequence ATGAGAAAGCTTATAATTTTCTTGCTTTGTGTTATTCTTACCCATATCGATGGCTTGTCAGCTGATGAGGCGCGAAAATTACGTGTGCATTTTCGCAACGTCCAAGGTGAAAGGTTGTCAAAAGATTTTATACAACGCTTCCATTGCAGAGACTTGTCGGACGAGCCATGTCCAACGCGCACTTATGTTCATGATGGATATGCGACTGTGGTGCTTCCAGATAAACCCGTGCAAGTTTGTGCTTTGATTAAAATACCAGGTTTTGGAGAGGTTACTATCTATGCGGATGGCAAGGGGAAGGGATACTCAAAGCCAGGTGACATAGACTTTGTAAAGGAAGCTGCTGCTACTCGATTGATGCGGGTAAGAGAAGCTCTTAAGCGTGCTGAACATGAGGGCATTCGAATGCCAAATGAGTTTTACCGTGAGTTGGCAGACGCAGAGAAAGCACCACCATACAAATCTTTAGCAGTAACGCTTGCTGCTGGTGAGGAACTCACACTTGCCGTTGCTAAGCACAGAATAGAGAAAATGGGTGTTCATAGAAAAGGTTTCTATTTTGGGTGCAACTCATTTGGGCATCCGGCGAGGGGATATGAATATGATAAGAGATTCAAGGAAATTTTCAACTTTGGCATAGCACACCTTTACCTCAGCCATTATGCGCCCACAGAGACTGTACGTAATTTCGATAGGACGGATATGGAGGTCAACTGGTTGCGCTCAATGGGTATGGCAATCAAATTGTGCCCACCTTTTTACCTTGCGGCTAGTGTGACTCCGGAGTGGCTGAAGAATAAGCCATATTCTCATACCCGACGGGCCGCGTACAAACTTGTAAAACAAGTTTGTACAAGATATGCTGGGAAAGTTCAATTTTGCGAGATAATGAATGAGGCACATGATTACTCAAATTCTCTGCGACTCAAGCCAGAGGAACTGACGAATCTGGCTAAGGTGTGTTCCAAAGCCGCACGCGAAGGTGACCCAAATGTCCAGCGGATAATTAATTGTTGTCACCTTTGGGGCGAATATGCGGCAAAGCCACCTAAAATGGGTCCACCTAAGCGATCACCTTATGCCTACCTGCGAGATTGTATTAGATATGGTGTTGATTTTGAAGTAATCGGCTTGCAAATGTATTACCCTGAGTACGACCTTTTTGAAATTGACCGCCTTCTTGACCGTTATGCAAAGTTAGGAAAGCCAATCCATATTACTGAGATGGGTTGTTCTTCATCGCCAGGAATTGATCCAAATGGCCAAAGGAAAAAAGCATCAGCAGGCTGGCATGGAGATTGGACAGAGGAAATGCAAGCAGAATGGGTAGAGGCTATTTATACAATCTGCTATTCGAAACCCTATATAAAGGCCATTTGTTGGTGGGATTTGGCGGATGCTGTCTCATTTTGGCCATATGGTGGATTACTGAGGGGCGACTGCTCTCCAAAACCTGCTTATATTCGATTGAAAGGTTTACTTGAGAAATGGGGTTTTATTAAAAGTTATGCGGCGAATTTGGGGTAA
- the ruvC gene encoding crossover junction endodeoxyribonuclease RuvC produces the protein MGVDPGLNVTGYGIIEVIGDKPALVEGGVIRISQKLPLEKRLSTIFHGIEELIKDFSPQALALEEIYTHYDRPRVAVMMGHARGVICLASSLNQIPVFSYASTHIKGSLTGNGRASKEQVQRMVQAQLNLKTPPEPLDVSDALAVALCHFVRQGKNQNLIQEL, from the coding sequence CTGGGAGTTGATCCCGGCCTAAATGTCACCGGATATGGAATTATTGAAGTCATCGGCGATAAGCCGGCGCTCGTTGAAGGGGGCGTAATCCGCATATCTCAAAAACTACCCTTAGAGAAACGACTGTCTACAATCTTCCATGGAATTGAGGAATTAATAAAAGACTTCAGTCCCCAAGCACTTGCGCTGGAAGAGATTTATACACACTATGATAGACCTAGAGTCGCGGTCATGATGGGACATGCGCGAGGTGTTATATGTTTAGCGTCGTCTTTGAACCAGATTCCTGTCTTCAGCTATGCCTCGACTCACATAAAGGGATCTCTTACGGGCAATGGGCGAGCAAGCAAAGAACAAGTTCAGCGCATGGTTCAAGCCCAACTTAATCTGAAAACTCCGCCAGAGCCGCTTGATGTAAGTGATGCGCTTGCGGTAGCGCTTTGTCATTTCGTTAGGCAAGGCAAAAATCAAAACCTAATTCAGGAACTTTGA
- a CDS encoding heavy metal translocating P-type ATPase: MPGVRSVSDRHAAHDIELLRRKFWIALILTIPVLVYSKEVQELLGFRPPASHWSEYISFSFGTVIFFYGGIFFLNGAVGELKTRQPGMMTLVSIAITVAFVYSALTTFRLVPGKALYWELSTLVTVMLLGHWMEMQAVGKAKGALQELARLMPDEAERIKDDTIERISVGDIQKGDLLLVRPGAKVPADGEVVSGESSVNEAMITGESMPVRKSPGSKVIAGTVNGNGSLRVRVTKVGEETMLAGIMRLVAEAQSSRSMAQNLADRAAYWLTIIAITAGVLTLLFWTLLSPPQPFANEPRGTFAIVRAVTVLVIACPHALGLAIPLVIAISTSLAARNGLLIRDRLALEQARNLDVVVFDKTGTLTKGEYGVVAIYHVAGLDENEVLAIAAAVEKDSEHILAQAVVRSAQARNLSIPDAVDFKALPGLGVEAKIGGRTIRVGGPRLLESLGLNIPEELKHSLDQSRRAGQTLVFVLNEDEIQAAIALADVIRSESKEAVMGLKRMGLQVAMMTGDSWDVARWVAEELGIDEYYANLLPEDKAKRIQQIRQEERRVAMVGDGINDAPALVLANIGIAIGAGTDITIESGGIILVRNDPRDIFKIIRLSQASYRKMVENLFWATGYNVVAMPLAAGVFANKGIIFSPALGALFMSISTIIVAVNAHLLRRLKLGSLR, encoded by the coding sequence ATGCCAGGAGTACGCTCTGTGTCTGACAGGCATGCAGCGCATGATATAGAACTGCTCAGGCGCAAGTTTTGGATTGCGCTTATTTTAACTATTCCTGTGTTGGTTTATTCTAAAGAGGTCCAAGAATTACTTGGCTTCCGCCCACCAGCATCCCACTGGTCGGAATATATATCGTTCTCTTTCGGAACAGTCATTTTCTTCTATGGAGGAATCTTTTTTCTTAATGGAGCAGTTGGCGAACTAAAAACTCGCCAACCGGGGATGATGACGCTTGTTTCTATTGCCATCACGGTTGCATTCGTGTATAGCGCCCTCACAACCTTTCGTCTTGTACCAGGCAAGGCACTTTATTGGGAGCTCTCCACATTGGTTACAGTAATGTTGCTTGGCCACTGGATGGAAATGCAGGCAGTAGGAAAAGCAAAAGGTGCGCTTCAAGAATTAGCAAGACTCATGCCAGACGAAGCTGAACGAATTAAGGATGACACAATAGAGCGCATATCAGTAGGTGATATTCAGAAAGGTGATTTGCTACTAGTTCGCCCTGGTGCAAAGGTCCCAGCAGATGGTGAAGTTGTTAGCGGAGAATCCAGCGTTAACGAGGCAATGATCACTGGCGAATCCATGCCCGTGCGTAAATCTCCAGGATCGAAAGTCATCGCTGGCACAGTGAATGGCAATGGTTCACTGAGGGTAAGGGTGACAAAAGTTGGAGAGGAAACTATGCTTGCGGGAATCATGCGCCTAGTTGCAGAAGCTCAAAGCTCACGTTCAATGGCTCAAAACCTTGCCGACCGCGCAGCATACTGGTTAACAATAATCGCTATCACCGCTGGAGTACTTACGTTGCTCTTCTGGACCCTCTTGTCACCTCCTCAGCCATTCGCAAACGAGCCACGAGGTACCTTCGCGATTGTCCGAGCAGTAACTGTCCTTGTTATTGCCTGCCCACATGCACTTGGTTTAGCAATTCCACTTGTTATTGCCATTTCAACCTCACTTGCGGCTCGTAATGGGCTACTGATTCGTGACCGCCTTGCTCTTGAACAAGCAAGAAATCTTGATGTGGTTGTTTTTGACAAAACCGGCACGCTTACCAAGGGCGAGTATGGAGTTGTCGCTATCTATCACGTTGCAGGCTTAGACGAGAATGAGGTTCTAGCAATAGCTGCAGCAGTAGAAAAGGACTCAGAACATATACTCGCGCAAGCAGTGGTGCGGTCAGCCCAAGCGCGTAATCTTAGTATCCCTGATGCCGTGGACTTCAAGGCGCTACCTGGGCTCGGCGTTGAGGCCAAGATAGGGGGACGAACCATCCGGGTTGGCGGCCCTCGCCTGCTAGAATCACTCGGTCTCAATATCCCAGAAGAACTCAAGCACTCACTTGACCAATCCCGCAGAGCTGGTCAGACTCTAGTGTTTGTCTTGAATGAAGATGAAATACAAGCGGCAATTGCCCTAGCGGATGTAATACGCAGCGAGTCTAAAGAAGCGGTGATGGGGCTCAAAAGGATGGGTTTGCAAGTTGCCATGATGACCGGCGACAGCTGGGACGTCGCCAGATGGGTTGCTGAGGAGCTTGGAATTGATGAATACTACGCTAATTTGTTGCCTGAAGACAAGGCGAAACGCATACAACAAATACGCCAAGAAGAACGACGCGTAGCAATGGTAGGCGATGGTATTAATGATGCCCCAGCACTTGTTTTGGCAAACATCGGAATAGCGATTGGCGCAGGCACAGACATTACCATTGAGTCTGGTGGCATCATACTCGTGCGCAACGACCCTAGAGATATCTTTAAAATTATCCGCTTAAGCCAAGCAAGCTATCGTAAGATGGTTGAGAACCTCTTTTGGGCAACTGGCTACAATGTTGTTGCTATGCCGCTAGCTGCTGGCGTTTTTGCCAATAAAGGAATCATTTTCTCACCAGCACTTGGGGCGCTATTTATGTCTATTAGCACAATAATTGTAGCTGTGAACGCCCATCTATTAAGAAGATTAAAATTAGGAAGTCTACGATAG
- a CDS encoding Holliday junction branch migration protein RuvA, which yields MISYIRGTLIPKSESEVIIWSNGIGYEVMVPSPVMKGLLKKTDEERKDITLVTYHYFENNQSKLIPRLVGFNNEIEREFFELFITVTNMGPKTAVRALSRSFHEVAEAIENGDHKGLATLPGIGEKKARQIIATLQGKAGKFALIRDEALAAEPLPKEDIQAEAVEVLLQLGYKRSEAQQMVEQAIETSSSKPKTSEELIQQIYELKLMR from the coding sequence ATGATTTCGTATATCCGAGGAACTCTGATTCCAAAAAGCGAATCAGAAGTTATAATATGGTCAAACGGCATAGGCTATGAAGTTATGGTCCCCTCGCCTGTGATGAAGGGACTGCTCAAAAAGACCGATGAGGAACGGAAAGATATCACGCTTGTAACTTATCACTACTTCGAAAACAACCAGTCAAAGCTCATTCCTCGTCTAGTGGGTTTTAACAATGAGATAGAGCGTGAGTTCTTTGAGCTTTTTATCACGGTAACGAACATGGGGCCAAAAACCGCCGTCCGAGCACTATCTCGCTCGTTTCATGAAGTAGCAGAAGCTATTGAGAATGGCGATCACAAGGGACTTGCAACACTACCCGGAATTGGTGAAAAAAAAGCACGTCAGATTATCGCAACCCTTCAAGGAAAAGCCGGCAAATTCGCATTGATAAGAGACGAAGCCCTTGCTGCTGAACCGCTGCCAAAGGAAGACATTCAAGCTGAAGCAGTAGAAGTGCTTCTTCAACTAGGCTACAAACGCTCTGAAGCACAGCAAATGGTGGAACAGGCAATTGAGACATCGTCCTCGAAGCCGAAGACCAGCGAGGAACTAATTCAGCAAATTTATGAATTGAAGCTGATGAGATAG
- a CDS encoding glycosyltransferase family 4 protein — protein sequence MGNRELMGGRKIRIAYLVRPAEGGIKVHLLTLLSGLDRSKFEPIVICPPRISLFAEVQEKGIPAILLDMVGEISISKDFFAITKLRRILQELKPDILHMHSFKAGLMGRLAALSIARRPKLILTEHAFIFDERTTYLKRALIGGIGWFLSRFTHRIITVSNALKNELISEQKIEPSKIVTIYNGVTFAPIERKIKNGMLVGTVSRLAPQKGVDYFIHAAALIAEQFPQARFCIVGDGPQRQSLELLAESLRIRDKIDFLGFRRDALDIVRTFDVFVLASTRESFGLTLVEALSQGIPVVASRTGGIVEIVDDEISGLLAEPGNPYEIANQVCRLLADPDLARQLAETGARLVRERFSSEVMINETQKLYMEIL from the coding sequence ATGGGAAACAGAGAGCTCATGGGTGGAAGAAAAATCCGAATAGCCTATCTTGTCAGACCGGCTGAGGGTGGAATCAAAGTACATCTTTTAACACTCCTATCGGGGCTCGATAGGTCGAAGTTTGAACCAATTGTTATTTGTCCACCTAGAATTTCCCTTTTTGCAGAAGTACAAGAGAAAGGAATCCCTGCGATACTATTGGACATGGTTGGAGAGATAAGCATATCGAAGGATTTTTTTGCAATAACAAAACTTAGGCGGATTCTCCAAGAGCTAAAGCCAGATATTCTTCATATGCATAGCTTTAAAGCAGGCCTAATGGGTCGATTGGCTGCGCTTTCTATCGCTCGGCGTCCAAAACTCATTCTAACAGAACATGCTTTCATATTTGACGAGCGTACTACATATCTCAAACGGGCTTTGATTGGTGGCATAGGGTGGTTCCTTTCCCGCTTCACTCATAGAATCATTACCGTTTCTAATGCGCTAAAGAATGAGTTGATTTCTGAACAAAAGATTGAACCTTCCAAAATTGTTACAATTTACAATGGCGTCACATTTGCCCCTATCGAACGCAAAATAAAGAATGGAATGCTTGTGGGCACAGTATCACGGCTTGCGCCTCAAAAAGGTGTGGACTACTTTATCCATGCGGCAGCGTTGATTGCCGAGCAGTTTCCGCAGGCAAGGTTCTGTATCGTAGGGGATGGGCCTCAGCGACAATCTCTCGAATTGCTTGCAGAGTCACTTCGCATACGGGATAAGATTGATTTTCTTGGTTTCCGCAGAGATGCGCTTGATATCGTGCGAACATTCGATGTCTTTGTCTTAGCTTCTACGCGGGAGAGTTTTGGCCTGACCTTGGTCGAGGCACTGTCTCAAGGAATCCCCGTTGTTGCTTCTCGGACGGGTGGCATCGTGGAGATTGTTGATGATGAGATTAGCGGACTTCTTGCCGAGCCAGGGAATCCTTATGAAATTGCAAATCAAGTTTGTCGTTTGCTTGCAGACCCCGACCTAGCACGCCAACTTGCCGAAACAGGGGCAAGACTGGTGCGTGAACGGTTCAGTAGCGAGGTTATGATCAACGAAACGCAGAAATTGTATATGGAAATTCTATGA
- a CDS encoding M6 family metalloprotease domain-containing protein, producing MKVQKRRIPLWLAAVALSIPLTILISSFACGAFLRNVPQTLVQPNGEVLKCFCSGDERYRWLHDADGYVIVRDPKTGFYTYAFETGGKLLPSRYVAGKVNPAAVGLKRGVMPNLRGMRKPYALFMPSRIRPVRPAPSTGTINNIVIFIRFSDENEFTDKISTYDNMFNLTAPLANSMSNYYTEVSYNKLSVSTTFYPPAEETVVSYQDYNPRAYYQPKSESNPIGYTDPYEDDGLDMATREHILLKSAINTVKRYIPSDLVVDSDGDGYVDNVCFIVYGSPGAWSDLLWPHMWTFTPEFDGVTPPEINGKTVGTYNFQLQSYLLESEGVGVLCHEMNHSLGMPDLYHYEFDGLYPVWLWDIMEYNTDPPQHMGAYMKWRYTRWIEEIPEIVQAGTYSIRPITSPTNNCYKISSPYSDTQYFVVEYRNNNRPTFESMLPGSGLLVYRINTECDGMGNAFGPPDEVYIYRPGGTIEENGNPDDATFSLEEGRIQIDDTTDPSSFLADGSPGGLKISNIGSAGSTISFTVRFGKVETPVIIPNGGTYSTPQNVTITCGTAGATIRYTTDGTDPTLTNGKVYESPIVVDRTLTLKAKAWKGNYEPSEISSAYFVIRQPTIFRVKYNAPGEVHDGTTWEKAFLTINDALSKCIDGDQVWVAAGTYQERLTIRAGIKLYGGFAGTEVSLAQRKPSTNITIIDGGKEGSVVTFLPGVGESGRIDGFTIRNGSSTVGGGGIFCYYASPVIANNVITGNTSSYGGGGIHCQYRSSPTITGNTITNNTALHGGGGIGCYYSSTPTITGNKINGNTATNGGGAIGCYYSSAATIKGNTMAENSAYQGGAVFCYTSDAVISSNTLTANKATSTDGGGISCYRCSPTISNNTIKKNIAKVSGGGIACEVDSLPNIMNNVIADNTASKFGGSIYCYFGSSPIIANNTIVGNTASSDGGGIGCVERSGASIVNNIIAFCSSGVYSYNSSAYMQTNCLYSNGAYDYSGITNPVRDILADPMLVDRVGGNYHIIPTSPCINAGSNGVVGEGWKDLDNQARISGETVDIGADEYRPLAPENLSLAPSSGGIAVGVKTTFTSKYSDNEGYANLANCYLLLNTTLSQTNAVFVRYDANTNKLYVKNDANTTWGEGAAPGSSVVLENSYCRLYCSETTIVRRETYLDVNWRIEFKSTMANKSCKAWMLVYDNANTRDGWDQMGAFTIQ from the coding sequence ATGAAAGTTCAAAAAAGGCGCATACCTCTCTGGCTTGCGGCGGTTGCACTATCAATTCCGTTGACAATTTTGATTAGTTCATTTGCTTGCGGAGCTTTTCTGAGAAATGTGCCGCAAACCCTGGTGCAGCCAAATGGAGAAGTGCTAAAATGCTTTTGCAGTGGAGATGAGCGTTACAGGTGGCTACATGATGCGGATGGATACGTCATCGTCCGCGACCCCAAAACCGGCTTCTATACATACGCTTTTGAGACAGGTGGCAAGCTGCTACCTTCACGTTATGTAGCCGGGAAGGTTAACCCGGCTGCCGTAGGATTGAAAAGGGGAGTAATGCCGAACTTGCGGGGCATGCGAAAGCCGTATGCTTTGTTCATGCCAAGCAGAATTCGGCCTGTTCGGCCAGCGCCTAGCACTGGGACTATCAATAATATTGTCATTTTTATCAGATTTTCAGACGAAAACGAATTTACCGACAAGATTTCTACCTATGATAATATGTTCAACCTCACAGCTCCTCTGGCAAATTCGATGAGTAATTACTACACCGAAGTTTCATATAATAAACTGTCGGTAAGCACAACTTTTTATCCACCCGCCGAGGAAACCGTCGTCTCATACCAGGACTACAACCCTAGAGCCTACTATCAGCCCAAGAGTGAATCAAATCCTATTGGCTATACTGACCCTTATGAGGATGATGGTTTGGATATGGCTACCAGAGAGCATATCCTCTTGAAAAGCGCTATAAACACAGTAAAAAGATATATTCCTTCTGACTTGGTTGTTGATTCAGATGGCGATGGATATGTAGATAACGTATGCTTTATTGTCTACGGTTCGCCAGGCGCTTGGAGTGATCTCCTGTGGCCACATATGTGGACGTTTACCCCTGAGTTCGATGGTGTCACTCCGCCTGAAATCAATGGAAAGACCGTGGGAACCTATAATTTCCAATTGCAGAGTTATCTTCTCGAATCAGAAGGAGTCGGCGTGCTTTGCCACGAGATGAATCACTCGCTTGGCATGCCGGACCTCTATCATTATGAATTCGACGGGCTTTATCCTGTATGGCTCTGGGATATTATGGAATATAACACCGACCCACCGCAACACATGGGCGCTTATATGAAATGGCGGTACACCAGGTGGATTGAAGAAATTCCAGAGATCGTTCAAGCTGGAACTTATTCTATTCGACCAATAACTTCTCCAACAAATAACTGCTACAAAATATCTTCGCCTTATTCTGATACGCAGTATTTTGTCGTGGAATACCGCAATAATAACAGACCGACGTTTGAAAGCATGCTACCGGGGTCAGGATTGCTTGTCTATCGAATTAACACCGAATGCGATGGGATGGGGAATGCTTTCGGACCACCTGATGAAGTATATATTTATCGACCTGGAGGCACCATCGAAGAAAATGGAAACCCTGATGATGCTACTTTCTCATTGGAAGAAGGCAGAATTCAAATTGATGATACCACGGACCCTTCAAGTTTTCTAGCAGACGGTAGCCCAGGCGGCTTGAAAATAAGCAACATTGGAAGCGCCGGAAGCACAATCAGTTTTACAGTAAGATTTGGCAAAGTCGAAACCCCGGTAATTATTCCTAACGGGGGCACTTACAGCACGCCGCAGAACGTTACTATTACTTGTGGCACAGCGGGCGCTACGATACGCTATACTACGGATGGAACTGACCCAACGCTGACTAATGGTAAAGTTTACGAAAGTCCAATAGTTGTTGATAGGACATTGACCCTTAAGGCAAAGGCTTGGAAGGGCAATTACGAGCCAAGTGAGATTAGTTCAGCATATTTTGTTATACGTCAGCCGACAATTTTCCGCGTCAAATACAACGCGCCTGGGGAAGTGCATGACGGCACGACTTGGGAAAAGGCATTTCTCACCATCAATGATGCGCTTAGCAAATGCATAGATGGCGATCAAGTTTGGGTTGCTGCTGGAACCTATCAGGAACGTCTTACAATTAGAGCTGGCATCAAATTATATGGTGGATTTGCAGGTACCGAGGTTTCGCTTGCGCAAAGGAAACCCAGCACAAATATAACAATCATAGACGGCGGCAAAGAGGGCAGTGTGGTTACCTTCTTGCCCGGCGTTGGCGAGAGTGGCCGTATAGATGGATTTACCATTAGGAACGGAAGTTCCACAGTTGGCGGCGGCGGAATCTTTTGTTACTATGCTTCGCCAGTGATAGCTAATAATGTCATTACTGGTAACACGTCTTCCTATGGAGGCGGTGGAATCCACTGCCAATATCGATCATCGCCAACCATCACCGGAAACACAATCACCAACAATACTGCACTTCATGGCGGCGGAGGCATTGGTTGCTATTACTCGTCCACACCTACTATTACTGGCAACAAGATTAATGGTAACACAGCTACCAATGGCGGCGGGGCTATTGGCTGCTATTATTCGTCCGCAGCAACAATCAAGGGGAACACGATGGCGGAGAACTCCGCCTATCAAGGAGGAGCAGTCTTTTGCTATACCTCAGATGCAGTGATTTCTAGCAATACGCTAACTGCGAATAAAGCGACATCTACAGATGGTGGCGGTATAAGCTGCTATCGATGTTCGCCAACTATTTCAAACAACACGATCAAGAAGAACATCGCGAAGGTTAGCGGTGGTGGTATTGCATGCGAGGTTGACTCATTACCGAATATTATGAACAATGTTATTGCTGACAATACTGCTTCTAAGTTTGGAGGCAGTATTTATTGCTACTTCGGCTCAAGCCCGATTATCGCAAACAATACCATCGTTGGAAACACTGCGTCCAGCGATGGTGGAGGCATCGGTTGCGTCGAAAGAAGCGGTGCGAGCATTGTGAATAATATTATTGCATTCTGCTCGTCAGGTGTATACTCGTACAATTCATCAGCATATATGCAGACGAACTGTCTCTATTCGAATGGAGCATATGACTACTCGGGGATTACTAACCCTGTGAGGGATATTTTAGCAGATCCAATGCTAGTGGATAGGGTTGGCGGCAACTATCACATAATTCCAACATCACCGTGCATAAACGCTGGTAGCAATGGCGTTGTCGGCGAGGGATGGAAGGATCTAGATAATCAAGCGCGCATCAGCGGAGAAACTGTCGACATTGGAGCTGACGAATACAGGCCGCTTGCTCCAGAGAACCTCAGTTTGGCGCCAAGTAGCGGCGGCATTGCGGTTGGTGTCAAGACTACCTTCACAAGCAAATACTCGGACAATGAGGGATATGCTAATCTTGCTAATTGTTACTTGTTGCTAAACACAACGCTTAGCCAAACAAACGCAGTATTTGTCAGATACGATGCAAATACAAACAAACTATACGTGAAGAATGATGCGAACACCACTTGGGGAGAGGGTGCGGCTCCTGGTTCGTCAGTTGTGCTTGAGAATAGCTATTGCAGGCTTTATTGTTCTGAAACCACTATTGTTCGCAGAGAGACATACCTCGACGTAAATTGGCGAATCGAATTTAAGTCAACAATGGCAAACAAAAGCTGTAAGGCTTGGATGCTTGTATATGATAATGCAAACACACGCGACGGCTGGGACCAAATGGGCGCCTTTACGATACAATAG
- the ruvB gene encoding Holliday junction branch migration DNA helicase RuvB: MARQKTISAKDTQQKSSMPNLQEEDRSLWNLRPRTLDEYIGQTAVVDNMRIAITAARNRREPLDHVLLHGAPGLGKTTLAHIIAAEMGASIIATSGPALEKPKDVMGILSSLEVGDVLFIDEVHRLSRVVEEFLYSAMEDFQVDFVLDKGAYAKTIKIPLKRFTLVGATTRAGMLSAPLRDRFGIFAHMDYYSPEELTMVVQRSAKLLGVRVEPDGAEEIARRSRGTPRIANRLLRRVRDYAEVEGDGIITREIADIALTREMVDAIGLDKLDRSYLRTIIEYYNGGPVGIEALSATLNEETDTLVDMVEPYLLKIGFLNRTPSGRKATHLAYEHLGIPFKGPETNGLQLKLTP, encoded by the coding sequence ATGGCACGACAGAAAACGATAAGCGCGAAGGATACGCAACAAAAATCAAGCATGCCAAATCTGCAGGAAGAGGACCGCAGTTTATGGAACCTGCGGCCACGCACGCTGGACGAGTATATAGGCCAAACTGCAGTGGTAGATAATATGAGGATTGCAATTACTGCTGCACGGAATAGGCGAGAGCCATTGGACCACGTACTTCTTCATGGTGCGCCCGGCCTCGGCAAAACAACCCTAGCACACATAATCGCCGCCGAGATGGGAGCTAGCATTATCGCAACGTCTGGCCCAGCACTTGAAAAACCAAAGGATGTTATGGGTATACTTTCAAGCCTAGAGGTCGGGGACGTACTTTTCATCGATGAAGTCCATCGCTTGTCACGCGTAGTCGAAGAATTCCTTTACTCCGCAATGGAAGACTTTCAAGTTGATTTTGTTCTAGACAAAGGCGCTTATGCCAAGACAATAAAAATTCCGCTAAAGCGGTTCACTCTAGTGGGAGCAACAACCAGAGCAGGCATGTTGTCTGCACCATTGCGAGATAGGTTCGGCATATTTGCGCACATGGATTACTACTCGCCTGAGGAACTGACTATGGTTGTTCAGCGGTCAGCAAAGCTATTGGGTGTAAGGGTAGAACCAGATGGTGCTGAGGAAATTGCCCGCCGTTCGCGGGGCACTCCTAGAATCGCCAACAGGCTCCTTCGACGCGTGCGGGATTATGCCGAAGTCGAAGGAGATGGCATTATAACACGCGAAATCGCTGACATAGCCCTAACAAGAGAAATGGTCGATGCAATCGGACTAGATAAACTCGACCGAAGCTATCTCCGAACGATAATCGAGTACTACAACGGCGGACCCGTCGGAATCGAAGCGCTTTCGGCAACCCTAAATGAAGAAACTGACACACTAGTTGATATGGTGGAGCCTTACCTTCTCAAAATAGGTTTTCTAAATCGCACTCCCAGCGGGAGGAAGGCAACCCACCTTGCATATGAACATTTGGGAATCCCATTCAAAGGACCTGAAACTAACGGGCTCCAACTCAAACTAACACCTTAA